Below is a genomic region from Deinococcus koreensis.
ACCACCACCATCCGGGCGCTGGTGGGCCTGACCCGCCCCACGGCGGGCACCGTGCGCGTGCAGGGCTACGACGTCTGGGCGCAGCCGGTGAAGGCCAAGGCGGCCTTCGGCTACATCCCGGATCGGCCCTACCTGTACGGCAAACTGACCGGCCGTGAACTGCTGCGCTTCGTCGGTCAGCTGTACAGGGTCGAGCGCGCCGACGCCGAGATCGACCGCTGGCTGGACTTCTTCCGCCTGACCGAGTCCGGCAACGAGCTGCTGGAGACCTACTCCCACGGCATGCGGCAGAAGGTCGCCATCATCTCTGCCCTGCTGCCCGATCCCCCGGTGCTGATCGTGGACGAACCCATGGTGGGCCTCGACCCGCACGCCGCGCGGCAGGTACGGGAACTGTTCCGCGGGCACGCCGACCGGGGCCGCACGGTGCTGCTCACCACCCACTCGCTGCCGCTGGCCGAGGCCGTGTGCGACCGCATCGTGGTGCTCGACCACGGCAAGGTGCTGGGCGAAGGCTCCATGGACGACCTGCGCGCCCAGACCGGCACGGCGGCGGGCGGCGTCCACGGCGATTCCCTGGAACGCATCTTCTTCCGCCTGATTGAGGAGGAACAGCAGGAGGAGCAGCGCCGACGCGAGGCTGCGGTGCCGGTGTGACGGTGACCCCGATGTCAGGGCGGGCCGAACGACTTCCCTCTGCCAGCCTGCTGAAGCTGAAACTCACGGCGCTGCGGCACACGCTGGAGGGGGCCTCCAGGCCGGGGCTGCTGTTCCTGGCCGCCCTCGGCGTGCTGCTGGTCTGGGCGGAGGTCTACGGCGTGTGGCGGGCGCTGACCTTCCTGAGCACCTTCGGGGATATCGGCACCAATGTGTTCTCGCGGGTGCTGGAGATCGGCCTGATCACGCTGTCCAGCGGCGTGACCTTCAGCGCCACGACCACCGCCATCAGTACGCTGTACCTCAGCGACGACCTGAACTTCCTGCTGACCCAGCCGCTGCCGACCCGCCGGGTGTTTGGCCTGAAAGTCGCCGAGACGTTCCTGAACACCGCCCTGGTGCCGGTCGCCCTGACCCTGCCCCTGATGATCACCGTCGGCGTGTTCTTCCACGCCCCGGCCTGGGCCTATGCGGTCATGCTCCTCGCCGCGCTGCTCACCTTCGCCGCGCCGGTCGGACTGGGCGCCCTGCTCGCGGTCGGCCTGATGCGCGTGGCCCCGGTCGGCCGCGTGCGCGAGGTGAGTACCGCGCTGGGCGTGCTGATCAGCGCCGGACTGGTGTACGCCATCCGGGCCCTGCGCCCCGAGGTGCTGGTGCAGAAGATGCAGGATCCGGCGAAATTCGAGGAGCTGCTCAAGAACTTCGCCGGCCCCGGCAGTCCGCTGCTGCCGCCGTCGTGGGCGGCGCAGGGCATCTGGCAGGCGGCGCACGGGCACCTCGCCGCGCCGCTGCTGCCCCTGCTGGTGCTGACCGTGGTGCTGCTGCTCGCTGCCACCGCCCTCGCCACCCGCGCGTATCAGGAGGGCTGGGCGCGGGCGCTGGATTCCAGCACGCCCAGGCTCGACCCCACGCCGCGCCGCGCCGCCCCTCTGGAGCGGCTGCTGTCCCGCCTGGGCTCCGGCGGCAGCCTCGCCAGCAAGGATCTGCGCGTCACCCTGCGCGACCCGACCCAGTGGAGCCAGCTCCTCGTGGTGGTCGCGCTCGCCGGCGTGTATCTCGTCAGCGTCAAGGCGGTGCCGATTCCCGTCGCGCAGTTCCGGGGCATCCTGGGGTACATCCAGCTCGCGTTCCAGGGCTTCATCATCTCGGGCGTGGCCGTGCGGCTGGCGTTCCCGGCGGTCTCGACCGAGGCGAAATCCTACTGGTTGCTGCGAACCGCGCCCATCGCCCCGCGCCAGATCGTGCTGAGCAAGTTCCTGGGCGTGCTGCCGGTCACGCTGATCCTGGGCCTGGTGATGGGTCTCGCCTCGGCCCGCGCCATGAACCTGGGGCCTACCCTGCTGCTGCTCTCCGCGCTCGTCAGCATGAGCAACGCCTTCGTCATCACCGCGCTGGGCGTGGGCCTGGGCGCCGCCGCCCCCAAATTCGACGCCGACAACCCGGCCGAGATCGGCGTCAGCGCGGGCGGGCTGGCCTTCATGGGCCTGAGCCTGCTGTATTCGGTGCTGTGCCTGCTCCTGCTGGCCCGCCCCGCCGCCGGCAGCGTCCTGCGCCCCGACCTTTACCCCGGCCTGAGCGCGCTGGGCACGCCGGAGGGGGTGCTGGGCCTGATCGGCCTGGGGCTGGCG
It encodes:
- a CDS encoding ABC transporter ATP-binding protein, with the protein product MIEVSHYTKRYGRHEAVSDLSFTVQPGAVFGLLGSNGAGKTTTIRALVGLTRPTAGTVRVQGYDVWAQPVKAKAAFGYIPDRPYLYGKLTGRELLRFVGQLYRVERADAEIDRWLDFFRLTESGNELLETYSHGMRQKVAIISALLPDPPVLIVDEPMVGLDPHAARQVRELFRGHADRGRTVLLTTHSLPLAEAVCDRIVVLDHGKVLGEGSMDDLRAQTGTAAGGVHGDSLERIFFRLIEEEQQEEQRRREAAVPV
- a CDS encoding putative ABC transporter permease subunit, translating into MSGRAERLPSASLLKLKLTALRHTLEGASRPGLLFLAALGVLLVWAEVYGVWRALTFLSTFGDIGTNVFSRVLEIGLITLSSGVTFSATTTAISTLYLSDDLNFLLTQPLPTRRVFGLKVAETFLNTALVPVALTLPLMITVGVFFHAPAWAYAVMLLAALLTFAAPVGLGALLAVGLMRVAPVGRVREVSTALGVLISAGLVYAIRALRPEVLVQKMQDPAKFEELLKNFAGPGSPLLPPSWAAQGIWQAAHGHLAAPLLPLLVLTVVLLLAATALATRAYQEGWARALDSSTPRLDPTPRRAAPLERLLSRLGSGGSLASKDLRVTLRDPTQWSQLLVVVALAGVYLVSVKAVPIPVAQFRGILGYIQLAFQGFIISGVAVRLAFPAVSTEAKSYWLLRTAPIAPRQIVLSKFLGVLPVTLILGLVMGLASARAMNLGPTLLLLSALVSMSNAFVITALGVGLGAAAPKFDADNPAEIGVSAGGLAFMGLSLLYSVLCLLLLARPAAGSVLRPDLYPGLSALGTPEGVLGLIGLGLATVFGTWLSLRMGWKRLDALE